The following coding sequences are from one Mustela lutreola isolate mMusLut2 chromosome 5, mMusLut2.pri, whole genome shotgun sequence window:
- the LOC131832324 gene encoding small EDRK-rich factor 1, whose translation MARGNQRELARQKNMKKSQEISKGKRKEDSLTTSQRKQRDSEIMQQKQKAANEKKSMQTREK comes from the exons ATGGCCC GAGGAAATCAGCGAGAACTTGCCCGCcagaaaaacatgaagaaatcCCAGGAAATtagcaagggaaaaagaaaagaggatagCTTGACCACCTCTCAGAGAAAGCAGAG GGACTCTGAGATAATGCAACAAAAGCAGAAGGCAGCTAATGAGAAGAAGTCTATGCagacaagagaaaaatga